A genomic window from Micromonospora sp. WMMA1947 includes:
- a CDS encoding citrate synthase 2, translating to MSDFKPGLEGVVAFETEIAEPDRAGGSLRYRGVDIEDLIGQVSFGNVWALLVDGRFGPGLPPAEPFPVPVHSGDIRVDVQSAVAMLAPYWGLNQLLDISDEQAREDLARVSVTALSFVAQSARGLGLPAVPQKEIDKAETIVERFMKRWRGEPDPRHVKAVDAYFISAAEHGLNASTFTARIVASTGADAAACISSGIGALSGPLHGGAPSRVLSMLEAVERSGDADGYVKGVLDRGERLMGFGHRVYRAEDPRARVLRRTAKELGAPRFEVAEALEKAALAELQARRPDRVLATNVEFWSAVVLDFAEVPAHMFTSMFTCARMGGWSAHILEQKKLQRLVRPSATYVGHGSRKPQQVEGWDAIPHGV from the coding sequence ATGTCCGATTTCAAACCGGGCCTGGAGGGCGTCGTAGCCTTCGAGACCGAGATCGCCGAACCCGACCGCGCGGGGGGATCACTGCGCTACCGGGGCGTGGACATCGAGGACCTGATCGGCCAGGTCTCGTTCGGCAACGTCTGGGCGCTGCTGGTGGACGGCCGCTTCGGCCCCGGCCTGCCGCCGGCCGAGCCGTTCCCGGTGCCGGTGCACTCCGGTGACATCCGCGTCGACGTGCAGTCCGCGGTCGCCATGCTCGCGCCGTACTGGGGGCTCAACCAGCTTCTCGACATCTCCGACGAGCAGGCCCGCGAGGACCTGGCCCGGGTGTCGGTCACCGCGCTGTCCTTCGTCGCCCAGTCGGCGCGCGGCCTGGGCCTGCCGGCCGTCCCGCAGAAGGAGATCGACAAGGCGGAGACCATCGTCGAGCGGTTCATGAAGCGCTGGCGGGGTGAGCCCGACCCGCGGCACGTCAAGGCCGTCGACGCGTACTTCATCTCGGCCGCCGAGCACGGCCTGAACGCCTCCACCTTCACCGCCCGGATCGTCGCCTCCACCGGCGCGGACGCCGCGGCCTGCATCTCCTCCGGCATCGGCGCGCTCTCCGGCCCGCTGCACGGCGGCGCCCCGTCCCGGGTGCTCAGCATGCTGGAGGCGGTCGAGCGCAGCGGCGACGCCGACGGGTACGTCAAGGGCGTGCTCGACCGGGGCGAGCGCCTGATGGGCTTCGGCCACCGGGTCTACCGGGCCGAGGACCCGCGCGCCCGCGTGCTGCGGCGTACCGCCAAGGAGCTGGGCGCGCCCCGCTTCGAGGTCGCCGAGGCGCTGGAGAAGGCCGCGCTGGCCGAACTGCAGGCCCGCCGCCCGGACCGCGTTCTCGCCACGAACGTCGAGTTCTGGTCGGCGGTGGTGCTGGACTTCGCCGAGGTGCCGGCGCACATGTTCACCTCGATGTTCACCTGCGCCCGGATGGGTGGCTGGTCGGCGCACATCCTGGAGCAGAAGAAGCTCCAGCGGCTGGTCCGGCCGTCGGCCACGTACGTGGGCCACGGCTCGCGCAAGCCGCAGCAGGTCGAGGGCTGGGACGCCATCCCGCACGGCGTCTGA
- a CDS encoding DUF3592 domain-containing protein: protein MSRRHRRPFGEWLALAFGAVAAVVFLALAIDKTDQEARLLRAEHTATGVVQGFRGDSARVAFVAADGRKVVAVIDVYSGTRVGDEVPLRYHSDDPSRYAMDTRTHLLPLLLPAIALTGAVVMGVMTLGLWRR, encoded by the coding sequence ATGAGCCGAAGACACCGCCGCCCGTTCGGGGAGTGGCTGGCGCTGGCGTTCGGCGCCGTGGCCGCGGTGGTCTTCCTGGCGCTCGCCATCGACAAGACGGACCAGGAGGCGCGCCTGCTCCGGGCGGAGCACACCGCCACCGGCGTCGTGCAAGGGTTCAGGGGCGACTCGGCGCGGGTGGCCTTCGTCGCCGCCGACGGCCGAAAGGTGGTCGCCGTGATCGACGTCTACTCCGGCACCCGGGTCGGCGACGAGGTGCCGTTGCGGTACCACTCGGACGACCCGTCCCGGTACGCCATGGACACCCGCACGCACCTTCTGCCGTTGCTCCTCCCGGCCATCGCGCTGACCGGGGCGGTGGTCATGGGCGTCATGACCTTGGGCCTGTGGCGGCGCTGA
- the serC gene encoding phosphoserine transaminase: MADAPTIRIPDEIRPADGRFGCGPSKVRPAAVSALADVATSYLGTSHRQKTVRDEVARLRRGLAEFFSLPEGYEVVLGNGGTTAFWEVATFGLIRDRAQFASFGEFGAKFAKSVSDAPFLGEPTVRKSDAGSAPALVAEAGVDVYATPHNETSTGVAVPISRVAGADEGSLLLVDATSGAGGLDVDVAQTDVYYFAPQKCFGSDGGLWLALMSPAALARATEVKESGRYIPAFLDLVTAIDNSRLEQTYNTPALATIFLAAEQTDWMNSQGGLAWAAKRTAESAGIVYGWAERSSFATPFVSDPALRSNVVATIDFADGVDATAIAKALRANGIVDTEPYRKLGRNQLRVALFPAVEPADVEALTASIDYVVERL; this comes from the coding sequence GTGGCTGACGCACCGACCATCCGGATTCCCGACGAGATCAGGCCCGCCGACGGACGATTCGGCTGCGGCCCGTCCAAGGTCCGTCCGGCCGCGGTCTCCGCCCTCGCCGACGTCGCCACCAGCTACCTGGGCACGTCGCACCGGCAGAAGACGGTCCGCGACGAGGTGGCGCGGCTGCGCCGCGGCCTGGCCGAGTTCTTCTCCCTGCCCGAGGGCTACGAGGTGGTGCTCGGCAACGGCGGCACCACCGCGTTCTGGGAGGTCGCCACGTTCGGCCTGATCCGCGACCGGGCCCAGTTCGCCAGCTTCGGCGAGTTCGGCGCCAAGTTCGCCAAGTCCGTCTCCGACGCGCCGTTCCTCGGTGAGCCGACGGTACGCAAGTCCGACGCGGGCAGCGCCCCGGCGCTGGTGGCCGAGGCCGGCGTGGACGTCTACGCCACCCCGCACAACGAGACCTCCACCGGCGTCGCGGTGCCGATCAGCCGGGTCGCGGGCGCCGACGAGGGCTCGCTGCTGCTCGTCGACGCCACCTCCGGCGCGGGCGGGCTGGACGTGGACGTCGCCCAGACCGACGTCTACTACTTCGCCCCGCAGAAGTGCTTCGGCTCCGACGGCGGGCTCTGGCTGGCCCTGATGTCGCCGGCCGCGCTGGCCCGGGCCACCGAGGTCAAGGAGTCGGGCCGCTACATCCCGGCCTTCCTCGACCTGGTCACCGCGATCGACAACTCGCGGCTGGAGCAGACGTACAACACCCCGGCGCTGGCGACCATCTTCCTGGCCGCCGAGCAGACCGACTGGATGAACTCCCAGGGCGGGCTGGCCTGGGCGGCCAAGCGCACCGCCGAGAGCGCCGGCATCGTGTACGGCTGGGCCGAGCGCTCCTCGTTCGCCACGCCGTTCGTGTCGGACCCGGCGCTGCGGTCCAACGTGGTCGCCACCATCGACTTCGCCGACGGGGTGGACGCCACGGCGATCGCCAAGGCGCTGCGCGCCAACGGCATCGTCGACACCGAGCCGTACCGCAAGCTGG